A window of the Scytonema millei VB511283 genome harbors these coding sequences:
- the lepB gene encoding signal peptidase I translates to MVEIRNIFVKIITKFMPVQSFRVSKSQNPWAEGSRLLGITLLIGFGIRITAEQCYLIPSTSMKPTLQIDDRLFVDKISYHIGNPQRGDIIVFTPPEAVIQEEHSRDAYVKRVIGLPGEKVEVNNGIVYINDQPLIEHYIAEPPEYILAAAIVPPNSYLVLGDNRNRSYDSHAWGFISRDRIIGKAAVRFWPPYRVGSLYAETASSN, encoded by the coding sequence ATGGTAGAAATACGTAATATATTTGTTAAAATAATTACTAAATTTATGCCCGTACAAAGCTTTCGAGTCAGTAAATCGCAAAATCCTTGGGCTGAGGGTTCTAGGTTACTCGGAATAACATTGCTAATTGGATTTGGCATTCGGATAACTGCGGAGCAGTGTTACTTAATCCCTTCTACTTCCATGAAGCCGACTTTACAGATTGACGATCGCCTCTTCGTAGACAAAATTAGCTACCACATCGGCAATCCTCAGCGAGGAGATATCATCGTGTTTACACCTCCAGAAGCAGTGATTCAGGAAGAACATTCTCGCGATGCCTATGTGAAGCGAGTTATTGGATTACCAGGAGAGAAAGTAGAGGTGAACAACGGGATCGTATATATCAACGACCAACCATTAATAGAACATTACATTGCCGAGCCACCGGAATACATTTTAGCAGCAGCGATCGTGCCACCCAATTCTTACCTGGTACTAGGAGATAATCGCAATCGCAGCTATGACAGCCATGCTTGGGGTTTTATCAGTCGCGATCGCATTATTGGTAAGGCAGCAGTGCGTTTTTGGCCTCCCTACCGCGTGGGTAGTTTGTATGCTGAAACCGCCAGCAGTAATTAG
- a CDS encoding iron uptake porin: MKQLLRDSFFVSLAIIAANSLYLNSAIAGDISSVTPVTSTTSVETLTTGERSPQLAQVTSVSQLSDVQPTDWAFQALQSLVERYGCIAGYPDGTYRGNRALTRYEFAAGLNACLDRVNELIATASADMVNKEDLATLQRLQEEFGTELATLRGRVDALEATTAELEANQFSTTTNLSAQVIMAASDTFGDDVEDNTVLQTRMRFNFLSSFTGTDQLQVRLQAGNFSAFDYVGNITNEGQIAYATDTGNDVVIDNLNYSFQVGDNLRVWLLANSGEYDDVFDIVDNLITDTNVGAIGNLSFNPIYNAGGQNAGIITEFSITEALKLGLGYQAGNAEDPSPGNGLFNGSNSFLGRLEYGTDRFKVAFAYLHTYDEALNTTEQGSIRSLVEVTDADGSTRSVVGNHYGVEAQFDITPGIRIGGWAGLSKAIVLGLGDADVWNYALSLSFPDLGKEGNLLNIIVAVEPKLTGTSGFTVADGDGVERRRDPDTGLHVEASYRYQLTDNISVAPGVIWLTAPGHDSDNSDIVVGTLRTTFEF, encoded by the coding sequence ATGAAACAACTTCTTAGAGATTCATTTTTCGTTTCTCTAGCAATTATTGCTGCCAATTCTTTATATTTAAACTCAGCGATCGCGGGAGATATAAGTTCAGTGACTCCCGTGACTTCAACAACCAGCGTTGAGACACTAACAACAGGAGAGCGATCGCCACAGCTAGCTCAAGTGACTTCAGTTTCCCAATTATCAGACGTGCAGCCTACAGATTGGGCATTTCAGGCATTGCAATCTTTGGTAGAACGGTATGGTTGCATTGCTGGATACCCCGATGGAACTTATCGCGGTAATCGCGCTTTAACTCGTTATGAATTTGCCGCAGGGTTAAACGCTTGTTTAGATCGAGTCAACGAACTGATTGCGACCGCTTCTGCTGATATGGTCAACAAAGAAGACCTGGCAACTTTACAACGGTTGCAAGAGGAGTTTGGTACGGAACTTGCAACTTTGCGCGGTCGAGTCGATGCCTTAGAAGCAACCACCGCCGAACTGGAAGCGAATCAATTTTCTACCACAACCAACTTGAGCGCTCAAGTCATTATGGCGGCTAGCGATACTTTTGGCGATGACGTGGAGGACAACACAGTCTTACAAACGAGAATGCGGTTCAATTTCCTGTCTAGTTTTACTGGTACAGATCAACTGCAAGTTCGCTTGCAAGCAGGTAACTTTAGTGCCTTTGATTATGTAGGCAACATTACGAATGAAGGACAGATAGCATATGCTACAGATACTGGAAACGATGTTGTCATAGATAACCTCAACTACAGTTTTCAAGTTGGCGATAATCTAAGAGTGTGGCTGCTAGCTAACTCTGGAGAATACGACGACGTTTTTGATATTGTCGATAACCTGATTACCGACACGAATGTAGGTGCAATTGGTAATCTCAGCTTCAATCCCATCTATAATGCAGGGGGACAGAATGCAGGGATAATTACAGAGTTCTCGATAACTGAAGCTTTAAAACTGGGACTTGGCTATCAAGCTGGTAATGCTGAAGATCCTTCCCCTGGTAACGGTTTATTTAACGGTAGCAACAGCTTTCTCGGGCGATTAGAGTACGGAACTGACAGATTTAAGGTTGCTTTTGCCTATCTTCATACGTATGATGAAGCCTTAAACACGACAGAACAAGGTAGTATCAGATCGCTGGTAGAAGTCACAGATGCTGATGGCAGCACGCGATCGGTAGTAGGCAATCATTACGGTGTAGAAGCACAATTTGACATCACCCCTGGAATTAGAATTGGTGGATGGGCAGGATTGAGTAAGGCGATCGTCCTTGGATTGGGTGATGCTGACGTGTGGAACTATGCTCTGTCCCTCAGTTTTCCCGATTTGGGCAAGGAAGGAAACCTACTCAATATTATTGTGGCGGTGGAACCTAAGCTAACGGGTACGAGTGGTTTTACTGTTGCTGACGGCGACGGTGTAGAAAGAAGAAGAGATCCCGACACTGGGTTGCACGTTGAAGCTTCCTATCGATATCAACTGACTGATAATATCTCGGTTGCACCGGGCGTAATTTGGCTAACTGCTCCAGGTCACGATAGCGACAATAGCGATATTGTTGTCGGTACGTTGAGGACAACGTTTGAATTTTAG
- a CDS encoding FAD/NAD(P)-binding protein gives MSVEASNTDIAIIGAGPHALTFVAYLLQKRNKLRQRFAVFDPSGMWLQQWQQQFAAFEIPHLRSPAVHHPDPNPYALRKFAESRPQELFAPYDLPGTQLFQDFCADLIRRLELPPVCHAKVLRIEPLQHRLRPRFRLWLANDRAVVARRVVFAKGSSQIHIPEWVSQIQSPYPPERLCHSQQVDLRKLHLAGERILIVGGGLTSGHLAVGAIARGARVVLMARRNLQEKLFDAEPGWLGPKYLKDFWAEPDWEKRWYLIQQARNGGSLTPAMMLQLRRLMRCDRLQIQEQCQVVKAVWQGNSWLVHCHNGEENECDRIWVATGTKLDVTAEPLLTDILDVFPLPVARGLPVLDPCLRWSGCELYMMGGLAALQVGPTARNLSGARMASERIVSAL, from the coding sequence ACGTTTGTCGCCTACTTGCTACAAAAGCGGAACAAGCTGCGACAGAGGTTTGCTGTTTTCGATCCGAGTGGCATGTGGTTGCAGCAGTGGCAGCAACAATTTGCGGCTTTCGAGATTCCTCATTTACGTTCTCCTGCCGTCCATCATCCCGATCCCAACCCTTACGCCTTGCGGAAGTTTGCCGAATCTCGTCCCCAAGAATTATTTGCCCCGTACGATCTACCAGGAACGCAGCTATTTCAAGATTTTTGTGCCGATTTAATTCGCCGTTTGGAGTTACCACCAGTTTGTCACGCTAAGGTTTTGCGGATCGAGCCTTTACAGCATCGGTTGCGTCCTCGGTTTCGCTTGTGGTTAGCAAACGATCGCGCGGTTGTTGCCCGTAGAGTAGTATTTGCAAAGGGTAGCAGTCAAATTCACATACCTGAGTGGGTGAGTCAAATTCAGTCTCCTTATCCGCCAGAACGGTTATGTCACTCACAGCAGGTGGACTTGCGAAAATTACACTTAGCTGGAGAACGGATATTAATTGTTGGTGGCGGATTAACTAGCGGACATTTGGCTGTAGGCGCGATCGCCCGTGGTGCTAGAGTCGTGTTGATGGCAAGGCGCAACTTACAAGAGAAATTATTTGATGCCGAACCAGGGTGGCTGGGACCGAAATATCTCAAAGATTTTTGGGCAGAACCAGACTGGGAAAAGCGTTGGTATTTAATTCAGCAAGCTAGAAATGGGGGTTCCCTCACACCAGCAATGATGCTACAGTTGCGGCGGCTCATGCGGTGCGATCGCTTGCAAATTCAAGAACAATGCCAAGTCGTCAAAGCAGTATGGCAAGGGAATAGTTGGTTAGTGCATTGCCACAATGGGGAAGAGAATGAATGCGATCGCATTTGGGTTGCAACAGGGACGAAACTTGACGTGACTGCGGAACCTTTGCTAACAGATATTCTCGATGTCTTTCCTCTACCTGTAGCTAGAGGCTTACCCGTTCTCGATCCCTGCTTGCGCTGGTCGGGATGCGAATTATACATGATGGGCGGTTTAGCGGCATTACAAGTAGGACCAACTGCTAGAAACTTATCAGGTGCGAGAATGGCGAGTGAAAGGATCGTGTCTGCTTTGTAG